A DNA window from Thermococcus sp. 4557 contains the following coding sequences:
- a CDS encoding DNA-directed RNA polymerase subunit K codes for MFKYTRFEKARIIGARALQIAMGAPILIDVPEGITPLDAAMLEFEKGIIPLTVIRPS; via the coding sequence ATGTTTAAGTATACCCGCTTTGAGAAGGCCCGTATCATCGGAGCAAGGGCCCTCCAGATAGCGATGGGTGCGCCCATACTCATCGACGTCCCGGAAGGAATCACGCCGCTCGACGCCGCGATGCTCGAGTTTGAGAAAGGGATAATCCCGCTCACCGTAATAAGGCCGAGCTGA
- a CDS encoding DNA-directed RNA polymerase subunit N, with product MIVPVRCFTCGKVIGDKYYEFKARVEKGEDPERVLDDLGIERYCCRRTLLSHVELVDSAMKYRVY from the coding sequence GTGATAGTCCCCGTCAGGTGCTTCACGTGTGGAAAGGTCATAGGAGACAAATACTACGAGTTTAAGGCCCGCGTTGAGAAGGGCGAGGATCCCGAGAGGGTGCTCGACGACCTCGGGATCGAAAGGTACTGCTGCAGGAGGACCCTCCTCAGCCACGTCGAGCTCGTGGACAGCGCCATGAAGTACAGGGTGTATTAA